Genomic segment of Oleidesulfovibrio alaskensis DSM 16109:
GGAGTACACTTTGCCGTCCAGCACAATGGCCATCCGCTTACCTTTGTTTTCACCGGTCACCAGTTCAAACATCCGTGCCCCGCGGTCGTTGAAGGTCATGATGACGTAGGGCTGGTTGAACTGGTCGAAGCTGGCGCGGGCGTCCACAATATTTTCGCCGGTCATTACCGCTTCGCGGTTGACTACAACGGGTATCGAGGCACCCGAGGCGCCCCGTTCCTGCATCTCGCGGATTTCAGTTCCGGGCGGAACAATGCCTCTGGCCACATTGGCGGGATCCACATCGTCGCGCACCATCTTGAACTCAAGGTGGGCGGTTTTGCCGATGATCTGGATGGCCCTTTCCGGATCGTTAAGGCCGGGCAGCTGCACCTGAATGCGGTTGTCCTGCTGCTTGCGTATGTCGGGTTCGGCCACGCCGAACTGGTCAATACGGTTGCGGATGGTTTTAACGGCCTGATCAAGTGCCAGATTAGAAAGATACTTTTTGTACTCAGAGCTGAAGGCCAGAGAATATTTCACCCTGCCGTCGTTCAGCACCTGAGGGGGCGAAACAGTAAGTCTTTCGAACTGTTTTTTCAGCAGGCTATCCAGTTCACCCCGCTGCTCTTTTTTCAGCAGAATGAATTCCAGCCGGTCTCCTGCGACCACGCGGGGCCGCATAAGAAAAATTCCTTCGTCACGCGCGATCTCACGCAGATCATTTCCCGTCTGGGACAATGCGTTTTCCAGCGCTTTGTCCACATCTACACCCAGTGTCAGATGAATACCGCCCATAAGGTCAAGGCCGAGGCTGACTTTGTTGTCGGGCAGGATTTTCTGCAACGGGGAGGATTTGAAGGCGGGAATGCTAGGCAGTGTATAGGCCAGCCCCATCACTGCCACAACGAGTGTGAGCGCGATTCTCCATCGCAGGCCCTCTTTCATTGCAACTCCTCTATTCAGTGGGCTGAAAAACACGCCGTTGTGTACCTGCTGCTGCAGGCAGGCGTGCCTTGTCGCCCGATGCGGGGCATCAGGCTTCTTTACAACAAAAAAGCAAGCATTCAGGCAGAAAAGACCGCGGGAGGCGGTCTTTTCTGTATGCTTGCATAAAAAGACGCCGGAGCGTCGTTATTTCTTGCTGTCCTTGGCGGGTTCTTCTTTTTTGCCGTTTTTGGGATCGGCAAGACCGGAAATGAAACCGCGGCCGACTTTGACGACAGTCTGCCCGAGGTCAACGGACAGCCATTCATCACTCACTTCGACGATACGTCCAT
This window contains:
- the secD gene encoding protein translocase subunit SecD, with the protein product MKEGLRWRIALTLVVAVMGLAYTLPSIPAFKSSPLQKILPDNKVSLGLDLMGGIHLTLGVDVDKALENALSQTGNDLREIARDEGIFLMRPRVVAGDRLEFILLKKEQRGELDSLLKKQFERLTVSPPQVLNDGRVKYSLAFSSEYKKYLSNLALDQAVKTIRNRIDQFGVAEPDIRKQQDNRIQVQLPGLNDPERAIQIIGKTAHLEFKMVRDDVDPANVARGIVPPGTEIREMQERGASGASIPVVVNREAVMTGENIVDARASFDQFNQPYVIMTFNDRGARMFELVTGENKGKRMAIVLDGKVYSAPVIQEKIRGGRASITGRFSDAEAHDLALVLRAGALPAPVHILEERSVGPSLGQQSIDQGVTAALAGGVLVVIFMVVYYGFAGLVANVALSFTLVLILAGLAGFGATLTLPGIAGIILTLGMAVDANVLIFERIREELRKGLTPRAAIQEGYSRATLTIVDANITTIIAAVILYQFGTGPIRGFAVTLSLGILASMFTAIFVSRVLMDIWSLKRQGRKLSI